TCCCGATGATGCAGCTGGTGGAGGTCATCCCCGCGATGCAGACGGAGAAGGCCGTGACCGACCTGGCGCGGGCGATGGCGGCGAAGCTCGGAAAGACGGCGATCACCTGCAAGGACACCCCCGGGTTCGTCGTGAACCGGCTGCTGGTTCCCTACATGCTGGACGCGGCGCGACTCCTCGAGGCGGGCGTGGCGTCGGCGGAGGACATCGACACCGCGATGAAGCTGGGGTGCGGCATGCCGATGGGGCCCCTGGAGCTGATGGACTACACCGGCGTCGAGATCTCCTACCTGGTCGGCGAGATCTTCCACGGGTACACGAAGGAGTCCCGGTTCGCCCCCCCGGGGCTGATCCGGAACATGGTGAAGGCCGGGTACCTCGGCAGGAAGACCGGCAAAGGGTTCTACGACTACTCGGAGAAGAAGTAGCGACTAGTGTAACGTCTCGCAAATAGCCTGACGCATCGAGAGCGTCGATGCGCCGCGCCAGCAAGGCGCGGAAGTGAAGGCGTACCGGGAGAGTACGACGAACTTACGCAACAAA
The Deltaproteobacteria bacterium DNA segment above includes these coding regions:
- a CDS encoding 3-hydroxyacyl-CoA dehydrogenase family protein → AQKAIAKSLERMLSKQKITEEQMKQALGRISFSTDVGTLSGVPFVFEAVFEDVGVKKELFGKLDAVCGDDTIYATNTSSLSITEMAALTKRPSRFVGMHFFNPVPMMQLVEVIPAMQTEKAVTDLARAMAAKLGKTAITCKDTPGFVVNRLLVPYMLDAARLLEAGVASAEDIDTAMKLGCGMPMGPLELMDYTGVEISYLVGEIFHGYTKESRFAPPGLIRNMVKAGYLGRKTGKGFYDYSEKK